In one window of Thermodesulfobacteriota bacterium DNA:
- a CDS encoding NifB/NifX family molybdenum-iron cluster-binding protein, translating into MAVPVYGTRVLPRFGMARTFWLAESEGGHGVRALGLREWDPTLEPRLPLWLVRQGVGGVLCGGIHPRFQADLEAAGLWVIAGQRGEVGEVAARWARGEMKPPGTAACPSRSPPCGWGMHIHRRRGETP; encoded by the coding sequence GTGGCCGTCCCCGTCTACGGCACCCGGGTGCTCCCCCGGTTCGGGATGGCCCGGACCTTCTGGCTGGCCGAAAGCGAGGGCGGCCACGGGGTGCGGGCGTTGGGGTTGCGGGAGTGGGACCCCACCTTGGAGCCGCGGCTGCCCCTCTGGCTCGTGCGCCAGGGGGTGGGGGGAGTTCTCTGCGGGGGCATCCACCCTCGATTTCAGGCGGACCTGGAGGCCGCGGGCCTGTGGGTGATCGCAGGCCAGCGGGGCGAGGTTGGCGAGGTGGCCGCCCGTTGGGCCCGGGGAGAAATGAAGCCGCCGGGCACTGCGGCCTGTCCCTCCCGCTCCCCCCCGTGCGGCTGGGGCATGCACATACACCGAAGGCGAGGAGAAACCCCATGA
- a CDS encoding NifB/NifX family molybdenum-iron cluster-binding protein: MKIAVTARGSGPDSPVDERFGRAYWILVYNEADGSWEALDNAEARNAVQGAGVKAAQAVAGRGAGAVLTGVTGPKAYRALDAAGIAVYHGAAGTAAAALEQWREGRLTRAGVQDASGRP, translated from the coding sequence ATGAAGATCGCAGTGACCGCGAGGGGATCGGGCCCCGACAGCCCGGTGGACGAGCGCTTCGGGCGGGCGTATTGGATTCTCGTCTACAACGAGGCGGACGGCTCCTGGGAAGCCCTGGACAACGCGGAAGCGAGAAACGCCGTGCAGGGTGCCGGGGTCAAGGCAGCCCAGGCCGTGGCCGGGCGGGGAGCCGGCGCCGTGCTGACCGGCGTGACCGGACCCAAGGCGTACCGGGCCCTGGACGCCGCAGGAATTGCCGTCTACCACGGCGCCGCGGGAACGGCGGCGGCGGCCCTGGAGCAGTGGCGCGAGGGCCGCCTGACGCGGGCCGGGGTGCAGGACGCGTCGGGCAGGCCCTGA